Proteins encoded within one genomic window of Suricata suricatta isolate VVHF042 chromosome 17, meerkat_22Aug2017_6uvM2_HiC, whole genome shotgun sequence:
- the LOC115282384 gene encoding E3 ubiquitin/ISG15 ligase TRIM25-like isoform X1: MTAKPVAFRDMQKGSRPVQDHHLAPQPRTQSSRPSQARLLMSNSSLRSFEDQVLCPICLEVFRNPVTTACGHNFCMTCLQGFWDHLATLGETLYCPQCRESFPSRPRLCKNGILEDMVTCFTQVKGQTLGPSRTLAGPRDVPCDFCSPQKLKSVKSCLQCMASLCKKHLSSHFEDQMFQDHQLLEPVWDLQSRLCRKHRKLRRLYCRTEGSCVCGACLLEEHKNHDTVPLEEERARKEMEVRKVQASVENQMLIINSDSQRHRGQVAFLSKLIQTTRDEVNACFSEIIQEVKQLQMKILDFVEKEETAALGKLGSSIQQSHNRLLKLEGDSIWLRTLLANRSDQQFLQEFPRLKHFPACSEPLMGTSFEEKQSFLQLPETLAELRTRLMDMGLAFINQFLLKGIKMNSYELLPSAVDRKTLLKYYCNLNFDPTTAGEELFLFQETHSVLNLGILLEPFAAGGPFPGFKQWPQVLCSRGLSEGRHYWEAEVSDSWVCLGLTYRHSPPAGSRPRRNIVYLLGRNPYSWCLEWDSLKFSVWHNNTQTALHGGYHRTLGVALDCAAGCLSFYGVAGGVSLLYRFLGSFPEPLYPAVMVSSGASVTLKQRPEAEAEAANKAGL; the protein is encoded by the exons AT GACAGCCAAGCCTGTAGCCTTCCGTGACATGCAGAAAGGTTCAC GGCCAGTCCAGGACCACCACCTAGCCCCGCAGCCCCGCACGCAGTCCTCAAGACCTTCCCAGGCTCGGCTCCTGATGAGTAACAGCAGTCTCCGCTCATTTGAGGACCAAGTCCTCTGTCCCATCTGCCTGGAGGTGTTCCGCAACCCGGTCACCACCGCCTGCGGGCACAACTTCTGCATGACCTGCCTCCAAGGTTTCTGGGACCACCTGGCTACCCTGGGCGAGACCCTGTACTGCCCCCAGTGCCGAGAGAGCTTCCCCTCCAGACCGCGCCTCTGCAAGAACGGCATCCTGGAGGACATGGTGACCTGCTTCACCCAGGTCAAGGGCCAGACCTTGGGGCCCTCACGGACTCTGGCCGGGCCCAGGGACGTGCCCTGCGACTTCTGTTCCCCCCAGAAGCTTAAGTCGGTCAAGTCGTGTCTGCAGTGCATGGCCTCCCTGTGCAAGAAGCACCTGAGCAGCCACTTCGAGGACCAGATGTTCCAGGACCACCAGCTGCTGGAGCCCGTGTGGGACCTCCAGAGCCGCCTGTGCCGGAAGCACCGCAAGCTGAGGCGGCTGTACTGCCGGACGGAAGGCAGCTGCGTGTGCGGGGCCTGCCTGCTGGAGGAGCACAAGAACCACGACACCGTCCCCCTGGAGGAGGAACGCGCCCGGAAGGAG ATGGAGGTTCGGAAGGTCCAGGCCAGTGTGGAAAACCAGATGCTGATCATCAACTCTGACAGCCAGAGGCACCGGGGGCAGGTGGCCTTTCTCTCG AAATTGATCCAGACAACACGCGATGAGGTGAATGCCTGCTTCTCAGAGATCATCCAGGAGGTCAAACAGCTGCAGATGAAGATCTTGGATTTTGTCGAGAAAGAAGAGACAGCCGCTCTGGGGAAGCTGGGCAGCTCCATCCAGCAGAGCCACAACCGGCTCCTGAAGCTGGAGGGGGACAGCATCTGGCTCCGCACCCTGCTCGCCAACAGGAGTGACCAGCAATTTCTGCAG GAGTTCCCCAGGCTGAAGCACTTTCCAGCCTGCTCGGAACCCCTGATGGGCACCAGCTTCGAGGAAAAGCAGAGCTTTCTCCAGTTGCCGGAGACGCTGGCGGAGCTCCGGACGCGGCTGATGGACATGGGTCTCGCCTTCATCAATCAGTTCCTTCTGAAGG GCATTAAGATGAACTCCTATGAGTTGCTGCCGTCAGCTGTGGACAGGAAAACACTTCTCAAGT atTACTGCAACCTGAACTTCGACCCCACCACGGCCGGCGAGGAGCTGTTCCTGTTCCAGGAGACCCACTCGGTGCTAAACCTGGGCATCCTTCTGGAGCCCTTCGCCGCGGGCGGCCCCTTCCCCGGCTTCAAGCAGTGGCCGCAGGTGCTGTGCTCGCGCGGCCTGTCCGAGGGCCGCCACTACTGGGAGGCCGAGGTGTCCGACTCGTGGGTGTGCCTGGGCCTCACCTACCGCCACAGCCCCCCGGCCGGCAGCCGCCCGCGCCGCAACATCGTCTACCTGCTGGGCCGCAACCCGTACTCGTGGTGCCTGGAGTGGGACTCGCTCAAGTTCTCCGTGTGGCACAACAACACGCAGACGGCGCTGCACGGCGGCTACCACCGCACGCTCGGCGTGGCCCTCGACTGCGCCGCCGGCTGCCTCTCCTTCTACGGCGTGGCCGGCGGCGTGAGCCTGCTCTACCGCTTCCTCGGCTCCTTCCCGGAGCCGCTCTACCCCGCGGTCATGGTCAGCAGCGGCGCCTCGGTCACGCTCAAGCAGCGCCCCGAGGCAGAGGCGGAGGCGGCCAATAAAGCTGGACTCTAG
- the LOC115282384 gene encoding E3 ubiquitin/ISG15 ligase TRIM25-like isoform X2, with amino-acid sequence MQKGSRPVQDHHLAPQPRTQSSRPSQARLLMSNSSLRSFEDQVLCPICLEVFRNPVTTACGHNFCMTCLQGFWDHLATLGETLYCPQCRESFPSRPRLCKNGILEDMVTCFTQVKGQTLGPSRTLAGPRDVPCDFCSPQKLKSVKSCLQCMASLCKKHLSSHFEDQMFQDHQLLEPVWDLQSRLCRKHRKLRRLYCRTEGSCVCGACLLEEHKNHDTVPLEEERARKEMEVRKVQASVENQMLIINSDSQRHRGQVAFLSKLIQTTRDEVNACFSEIIQEVKQLQMKILDFVEKEETAALGKLGSSIQQSHNRLLKLEGDSIWLRTLLANRSDQQFLQEFPRLKHFPACSEPLMGTSFEEKQSFLQLPETLAELRTRLMDMGLAFINQFLLKGIKMNSYELLPSAVDRKTLLKYYCNLNFDPTTAGEELFLFQETHSVLNLGILLEPFAAGGPFPGFKQWPQVLCSRGLSEGRHYWEAEVSDSWVCLGLTYRHSPPAGSRPRRNIVYLLGRNPYSWCLEWDSLKFSVWHNNTQTALHGGYHRTLGVALDCAAGCLSFYGVAGGVSLLYRFLGSFPEPLYPAVMVSSGASVTLKQRPEAEAEAANKAGL; translated from the exons ATGCAGAAAGGTTCAC GGCCAGTCCAGGACCACCACCTAGCCCCGCAGCCCCGCACGCAGTCCTCAAGACCTTCCCAGGCTCGGCTCCTGATGAGTAACAGCAGTCTCCGCTCATTTGAGGACCAAGTCCTCTGTCCCATCTGCCTGGAGGTGTTCCGCAACCCGGTCACCACCGCCTGCGGGCACAACTTCTGCATGACCTGCCTCCAAGGTTTCTGGGACCACCTGGCTACCCTGGGCGAGACCCTGTACTGCCCCCAGTGCCGAGAGAGCTTCCCCTCCAGACCGCGCCTCTGCAAGAACGGCATCCTGGAGGACATGGTGACCTGCTTCACCCAGGTCAAGGGCCAGACCTTGGGGCCCTCACGGACTCTGGCCGGGCCCAGGGACGTGCCCTGCGACTTCTGTTCCCCCCAGAAGCTTAAGTCGGTCAAGTCGTGTCTGCAGTGCATGGCCTCCCTGTGCAAGAAGCACCTGAGCAGCCACTTCGAGGACCAGATGTTCCAGGACCACCAGCTGCTGGAGCCCGTGTGGGACCTCCAGAGCCGCCTGTGCCGGAAGCACCGCAAGCTGAGGCGGCTGTACTGCCGGACGGAAGGCAGCTGCGTGTGCGGGGCCTGCCTGCTGGAGGAGCACAAGAACCACGACACCGTCCCCCTGGAGGAGGAACGCGCCCGGAAGGAG ATGGAGGTTCGGAAGGTCCAGGCCAGTGTGGAAAACCAGATGCTGATCATCAACTCTGACAGCCAGAGGCACCGGGGGCAGGTGGCCTTTCTCTCG AAATTGATCCAGACAACACGCGATGAGGTGAATGCCTGCTTCTCAGAGATCATCCAGGAGGTCAAACAGCTGCAGATGAAGATCTTGGATTTTGTCGAGAAAGAAGAGACAGCCGCTCTGGGGAAGCTGGGCAGCTCCATCCAGCAGAGCCACAACCGGCTCCTGAAGCTGGAGGGGGACAGCATCTGGCTCCGCACCCTGCTCGCCAACAGGAGTGACCAGCAATTTCTGCAG GAGTTCCCCAGGCTGAAGCACTTTCCAGCCTGCTCGGAACCCCTGATGGGCACCAGCTTCGAGGAAAAGCAGAGCTTTCTCCAGTTGCCGGAGACGCTGGCGGAGCTCCGGACGCGGCTGATGGACATGGGTCTCGCCTTCATCAATCAGTTCCTTCTGAAGG GCATTAAGATGAACTCCTATGAGTTGCTGCCGTCAGCTGTGGACAGGAAAACACTTCTCAAGT atTACTGCAACCTGAACTTCGACCCCACCACGGCCGGCGAGGAGCTGTTCCTGTTCCAGGAGACCCACTCGGTGCTAAACCTGGGCATCCTTCTGGAGCCCTTCGCCGCGGGCGGCCCCTTCCCCGGCTTCAAGCAGTGGCCGCAGGTGCTGTGCTCGCGCGGCCTGTCCGAGGGCCGCCACTACTGGGAGGCCGAGGTGTCCGACTCGTGGGTGTGCCTGGGCCTCACCTACCGCCACAGCCCCCCGGCCGGCAGCCGCCCGCGCCGCAACATCGTCTACCTGCTGGGCCGCAACCCGTACTCGTGGTGCCTGGAGTGGGACTCGCTCAAGTTCTCCGTGTGGCACAACAACACGCAGACGGCGCTGCACGGCGGCTACCACCGCACGCTCGGCGTGGCCCTCGACTGCGCCGCCGGCTGCCTCTCCTTCTACGGCGTGGCCGGCGGCGTGAGCCTGCTCTACCGCTTCCTCGGCTCCTTCCCGGAGCCGCTCTACCCCGCGGTCATGGTCAGCAGCGGCGCCTCGGTCACGCTCAAGCAGCGCCCCGAGGCAGAGGCGGAGGCGGCCAATAAAGCTGGACTCTAG